The genomic interval GCAGGTCTCTCCCCACCAGCAGCCTTGTGGGTTCTCTTCCCACCCTTCTCTACTGGCAGCCACCTTGCCCTCCTTGGTCCTGTCTTCtccatgtcccctccccccagcaccaTACTCATGGCCTCCCTCTTGATGCAGCATCTTCCTCATTCAACGCTCTGTGCTGGTCCAGGGCCTGAGATCATGGTCAGGGCTGGGCACAATGAGATATATTTTCCAAACttggggggtgggtggagtgGCATAGGATGGATGGACGACCAGAGTCAGCTCAGGCAAACACATTCACCTTAGAGTCTGCACTAATATAGTGATTTATTGCCCTTTACCATGTGGGTTACCACAttcaaaggaagggaaaagaaattgATAAGAAACAGTTGCTCATCCAGGACTATCTTCCTTCACTGGCTTGTCCCTTGGCTTTTTAGAGCTCAGGCTCGAAGCTGTGAGCTCGGCCTCATTCCCTACCAGCCCATGGGCCATGAGAGGCTCAATCGGTGTGTGTCTCTGGAGGCTTCAGGGATCCCCCTGCCACTGGCTCCTTGCTTGGCTGCTTATCTGTGAGCCTAAGGTTCATGGTCTGCAACTGGTTTGACACCTGCATTTCCAGCCTATCCTTCTTGGATTTGGACTCCTGCTTCATGTTGGGCTGTGCCTCCTCCTGGGGCTCTGGCTTGGTGACAGCCTTCTTGGGGAGCTCAGCATCTTGGGGGCTCTCTTCCTCCTTGTTGATGGCTGCAGAGGACAGGCACTGGGCCTTGGGCTGCACCCAGCAGTGGTTGAGGATCTCGTCGATGTGCAGCCGCCTGCTGACATCTGGCTGTAACATGCGGTAGATGAGGTCCTTGCACTCACCCGTCAGGTTCTTGAGGCGAGGGAAGTTAATGCGGTGCTCCTTCTGGATGCGCAGCATCTTCTTCATATTGGAGTCATCATAGGGCATGGAGCCACAGACCATGATGTAGAGGATCACGCCCAGGCTCCAGATGTCATAGACCTTGGGCTGGTAGGGGATGCCCTGCAGGACCTCGGGGGCCGCGTACGCTGCTGACCCACAGAAGGTCTTGCTCAGTGTCAGGTGGCCACCATCATCCCGCAGGCAGCGCTTGGAGAAGCCAAAGTCAGACAGCTT from Saccopteryx leptura isolate mSacLep1 chromosome 2, mSacLep1_pri_phased_curated, whole genome shotgun sequence carries:
- the LOC136392786 gene encoding testis-specific serine/threonine-protein kinase 1-like, which translates into the protein MDDATILKRRGYIMGINLGEGSYAKVKSAYSERLKFNVAVKIIDRKKAPTDFLEKFLPREIEILTMLNHRSIIKTYEIFETSHGKVYIVMELGVQGDLLEFIKTRGALHEDDARKKFHQLSSAIKYCHDLDIVHRDLKCENLLLDKDFNIKLSDFGFSKRCLRDDGGHLTLSKTFCGSAAYAAPEVLQGIPYQPKVYDIWSLGVILYIMVCGSMPYDDSNMKKMLRIQKEHRINFPRLKNLTGECKDLIYRMLQPDVSRRLHIDEILNHCWVQPKAQCLSSAAINKEEESPQDAELPKKAVTKPEPQEEAQPNMKQESKSKKDRLEMQVSNQLQTMNLRLTDKQPSKEPVAGGSLKPPETHTD